In a single window of the Nymphalis io chromosome 20, ilAglIoxx1.1, whole genome shotgun sequence genome:
- the LOC126776402 gene encoding uncharacterized protein LOC126776402 — MCSLLWILSIFTIFVADVRTLQQKDLSPRRCHHCAHNARCELDSSPVVCPAGQPLCATVASAPNFTSTLTCATASESPCSLIYNSKLALEITCICDDHLCNAPYSFQFRNELLNFSTQIPANTSTELTETFLKSSFFTNVTKTELYETITIVKAMKEKNTPFFSAQSTTIGLTSIGAAEDIPPRAEALKNEATVPPDDDEDEVEGSGNFEETKSQAAAPAAPSSYLPAEENKVAPVIINTYLLASSIFFSTCDIVKII; from the exons ATGTGTTCGTTGTTGTGGATTTTAAGCATTTTCACCATTTTCGTGGCAGACGTGCGAACTTTGCAGCAGAAAG ATTTATCGCCTCGTAGATGCCACCACTGTGCTCACAATGCACGTTGTGAACTCGACAGTTCGCCTGTCGTATGTCCAGCTGGGCAGCCATTATGCGCGACCGTGGCGAGTGCACCTA ACTTTACATCTACACTTACCTGTGCAACTGCAAGCGAGTCACCttgttcattaatttataattcgaaATTGGCACTAGAGATAACATGCATATGCGACGATCACCTCTGCAACGCGCCGTACTCCTTCCAGTTTCGAAATGAGCTACTCAATTTTTCAACGCAAATCCCTGCCAACACTAGCACCGAGCTTACCGAAACGTTTCTAAAATCCTCGTTTTTTACGAACGTGACTAAAACGGAATTGTATGAGACGATAACCATTGTTAAAGCGATGAAGGAAAAAAATACACCTTTCTTTTCTGCTCAATCAACGACGATTGGCTTAACATCAATTGGTGCTGCTGAAGACATCCCGCCGCGAGCCGAAGCTTTGAAGAACGAAGCAACTGTTCCACCTGATGATGATGAGGATGAGGTCGAGGGGAGCGGGAATTTTGAAGAGACTAAGTCTCAAGCGGCTGCACCTGCCGCTCCTAGTTCTTACTTACCAGCAGAAGAAAATAAAGTCGCTCccgtaattataaacacatatttattagcatcgtcaatatttttttctacatgtgatattgtaaaaattatc